The following proteins come from a genomic window of Dreissena polymorpha isolate Duluth1 chromosome 1, UMN_Dpol_1.0, whole genome shotgun sequence:
- the LOC127841703 gene encoding MOXD1 homolog 2-like isoform X3: MLFCLCVLFMVTMKTSSVPTETFEGLALMDPHFQVYWKTNHSHITFELHVAAHGYVGFGLTANASGAMYPGDLILGYVSNNQSYFGDYHTTRHGQPILDASQDWFLLLATEDNDETVLKFTRAFNTQDKQDDIDITNR, encoded by the exons ATGTTGTTTTGTCTCTGCGTGCTGTTCATGGTCACTATGAAAACGAGCTCTGTTCCGACGGAAACATTCGAAGGTTTGG CTCTGATGGATCCACACTTCCAAGTATATTGGAAGACAAACCATAGTCACATTACGTTCGAGCTACACGTGGCGGCCCATGGTTACGTCGGTTTCGGACTAACCGCCAACGCCAGCGGTGCCATGTACCCTGGTGACCTCATACTAGGCTATGTCAGCAACAACCAATCGTACTTTGGA GACTACCACACAACTCGTCACGGCCAACCGATCCTTGACGCGTCACAGGACTGGTTCCTTCTGCTCGCCACTGAAGATAATGATGAAACCGTTCTGAAGTTTACACGCGCTTTTAACACACAAGATAAGCAGGACGACATcgacattact
- the LOC127841703 gene encoding MOXD1 homolog 2-like isoform X1 produces the protein MLFCLCVLFMVTMKTSSVPTETFEGLALMDPHFQVYWKTNHSHITFELHVAAHGYVGFGLTANASGAMYPGDLILGYVSNNQSYFGDYHTTRHGQPILDASQDWFLLLATEDNDETVLKFTRAFNTQDKQDDIDITKQGNHVIWSYTLDDPTSPSNYTHHGTNRGSVDIGLVGNDNLVGRELL, from the exons ATGTTGTTTTGTCTCTGCGTGCTGTTCATGGTCACTATGAAAACGAGCTCTGTTCCGACGGAAACATTCGAAGGTTTGG CTCTGATGGATCCACACTTCCAAGTATATTGGAAGACAAACCATAGTCACATTACGTTCGAGCTACACGTGGCGGCCCATGGTTACGTCGGTTTCGGACTAACCGCCAACGCCAGCGGTGCCATGTACCCTGGTGACCTCATACTAGGCTATGTCAGCAACAACCAATCGTACTTTGGA GACTACCACACAACTCGTCACGGCCAACCGATCCTTGACGCGTCACAGGACTGGTTCCTTCTGCTCGCCACTGAAGATAATGATGAAACCGTTCTGAAGTTTACACGCGCTTTTAACACACAAGATAAGCAGGACGACATcgacattact AAACAAGGTAATCATGTCATCTGGTCGTATACCCTGGATGATCCGACCAGCCCTTCCAACTATACGCACCACGGTACCAACAGGGGGAGCGTGGACATTGGCCTCGTCGGAAATGACAACCTCGTTGGACGGGAGCTGCTTTGA
- the LOC127841703 gene encoding MOXD1 homolog 2-like isoform X2, producing the protein MLFCLCVLFMVTMKTSSVPTETFEGLALMDPHFQVYWKTNHSHITFELHVAAHGYVGFGLTANASGAMYPGDLILGYVSNNQSYFGDYHTTRHGQPILDASQDWFLLLATEDNDETVLKFTRAFNTQDKQDDIDITEWRLPVSVNAGVY; encoded by the exons ATGTTGTTTTGTCTCTGCGTGCTGTTCATGGTCACTATGAAAACGAGCTCTGTTCCGACGGAAACATTCGAAGGTTTGG CTCTGATGGATCCACACTTCCAAGTATATTGGAAGACAAACCATAGTCACATTACGTTCGAGCTACACGTGGCGGCCCATGGTTACGTCGGTTTCGGACTAACCGCCAACGCCAGCGGTGCCATGTACCCTGGTGACCTCATACTAGGCTATGTCAGCAACAACCAATCGTACTTTGGA GACTACCACACAACTCGTCACGGCCAACCGATCCTTGACGCGTCACAGGACTGGTTCCTTCTGCTCGCCACTGAAGATAATGATGAAACCGTTCTGAAGTTTACACGCGCTTTTAACACACAAGATAAGCAGGACGACATcgacattact